The following coding sequences lie in one Sinorhizobium fredii USDA 257 genomic window:
- a CDS encoding type VI secretion system Vgr family protein: MSEDRKTFVQTPLDPAKLTFTHLLGYDEISRCFAFTVGFVSPDENVDPLKLLGKPISVEGESGDPKRWFSGLVSDFRLIRIQEGLAYYEAEVRPWLWLLGNTTDCRIFQNMSVVEIAEEIFSKYKPAKFEKRLQGSYEAREYCVQYDETDLDFVQRLFEHEGIMYFFEYGDGEHTLILADAMNRLKPAPGYATVKFRAEGEPIRRDQEYITEWVATSSVHPATYAHTDYDFTKPAADLMAQSAQPFAHSQSRGEYYRHPGAHLTVGRGDSVAVVRREEIQAAHKRIAAAGTVRGLASGCTFKLEDFPRKDQNAEYLVLRADYRLFDPGYRPAAYADEETFRANLKVAPTSLTYRPPRITPRPIMRGPQTATVVGPKGEEIFTDKYARVKVQFHWDRLGKKDQNSSCFVRVSQTWAGAGWGFIQIPRIGQEVIIDFLEGDPDRPIITGRVYNGKEMPPYELPGNATQSGLKTNSSPGGGGWNELRFEDKAGSEEVYFQAQKDNNLLIKNDRSKLVQHDQSDRIDNNAKHSVGVNLDEDVGNNKTTKVGVDRTVDIGSNDTETVGINRSLTVGADETISIGSNSTETIGSNHTQTVGIVQTVTVGAARIDSVGASETRTVGASQTNTIGTNRSVSVGSSQSHDIGTSDSWEIGTDQSVQIGGGQTSEIGKGRSAKIGEDDATQIGGARSIKVAKSSLVEIGQDGGVNVGKKLVIEAGEAITIKTGSAMIVMKKDGTITIEGKDISVNAKGKFVGKASGEVSWKGSKINQN, encoded by the coding sequence ATGTCCGAAGACCGCAAGACATTCGTCCAGACGCCGCTCGATCCCGCGAAGCTGACCTTCACCCATCTGCTCGGGTATGACGAAATCAGCCGCTGTTTTGCCTTCACCGTCGGGTTTGTCAGCCCCGACGAGAATGTCGATCCGCTGAAACTCCTCGGAAAACCAATCTCGGTCGAGGGAGAGTCCGGTGATCCGAAACGCTGGTTCAGTGGGCTTGTTTCGGATTTTCGCCTGATCCGGATACAGGAAGGGCTTGCATATTACGAGGCGGAGGTGCGGCCGTGGCTTTGGCTGTTGGGCAACACGACCGATTGTCGCATCTTTCAGAACATGAGTGTCGTGGAAATCGCCGAGGAGATCTTCTCGAAATACAAGCCCGCCAAGTTCGAGAAGCGGTTGCAAGGTTCCTATGAGGCGCGGGAATACTGCGTTCAGTATGACGAGACTGACCTGGACTTCGTGCAGCGCCTATTCGAGCACGAAGGCATCATGTATTTTTTCGAGTATGGCGACGGTGAGCACACTCTCATCCTTGCCGACGCTATGAACAGGCTGAAGCCTGCCCCGGGTTATGCGACGGTCAAGTTCCGTGCCGAAGGCGAACCGATCCGACGGGACCAGGAATATATCACAGAGTGGGTAGCGACCAGTTCCGTCCACCCGGCCACCTATGCCCACACGGACTACGATTTCACCAAGCCCGCCGCCGACCTGATGGCGCAATCGGCGCAGCCCTTTGCGCATTCGCAATCACGGGGAGAGTATTACCGTCATCCCGGTGCCCACCTGACTGTAGGCCGCGGCGACTCCGTTGCCGTCGTAAGGCGAGAGGAAATTCAGGCTGCGCACAAAAGGATCGCGGCCGCCGGCACTGTGCGTGGACTGGCTTCGGGTTGCACGTTCAAACTGGAAGACTTCCCCCGCAAAGACCAAAACGCGGAATATCTAGTGCTTCGCGCCGACTACCGCCTTTTTGACCCAGGCTACCGCCCCGCCGCCTATGCGGACGAAGAGACCTTCCGCGCGAACTTGAAGGTTGCGCCGACTTCGCTGACTTATCGGCCACCGCGTATCACGCCTCGGCCGATCATGCGTGGTCCGCAAACGGCGACAGTCGTGGGCCCCAAGGGTGAGGAAATCTTCACGGATAAATACGCTCGGGTGAAGGTGCAGTTTCACTGGGACCGTCTTGGCAAGAAAGACCAGAACAGTTCCTGCTTCGTGCGGGTCTCGCAGACCTGGGCGGGCGCGGGCTGGGGGTTCATTCAGATCCCGCGTATCGGCCAGGAGGTGATCATCGACTTCCTTGAGGGGGACCCGGACCGGCCGATTATCACTGGCAGGGTCTATAACGGCAAGGAAATGCCTCCCTACGAGCTACCGGGAAATGCAACCCAGTCAGGGCTGAAGACGAATTCCTCACCTGGTGGGGGAGGCTGGAACGAACTGCGCTTTGAGGACAAGGCGGGATCGGAGGAAGTCTACTTCCAGGCGCAGAAGGACAACAACCTGCTGATCAAGAACGACCGCAGCAAGCTGGTCCAGCACGACCAGTCGGACCGTATCGACAACAATGCCAAGCATTCTGTTGGTGTGAACCTCGATGAGGACGTCGGTAACAACAAGACGACGAAGGTCGGCGTCGACCGAACGGTCGATATCGGCTCCAACGATACCGAAACCGTTGGAATCAACCGCTCGCTTACGGTGGGCGCTGACGAAACGATCAGCATCGGCTCGAATTCCACCGAGACGATCGGCTCAAATCACACCCAGACAGTTGGCATCGTCCAAACAGTCACTGTGGGGGCGGCACGCATCGACTCAGTCGGGGCCTCAGAAACCAGAACGGTAGGGGCCTCACAGACGAACACCATCGGCACGAACCGGTCAGTGAGCGTGGGCAGCAGCCAAAGCCATGACATCGGTACGTCCGACAGCTGGGAAATCGGCACCGACCAAAGCGTTCAGATCGGCGGCGGACAGACGAGCGAGATCGGCAAGGGCCGCAGCGCGAAAATCGGCGAGGACGATGCAACGCAGATCGGCGGAGCGAGATCGATAAAGGTCGCCAAGAGCAGCCTGGTCGAAATTGGTCAAGACGGTGGCGTGAACGTCGGGAAGAAGCTGGTGATCGAGGCAGGCGAAGCAATTACCATCAAGACTGGCTCAGCAATGATCGTAATGAAAAAGGACGGCACGATCACGATCGAAGGCAAAGATATTTCTGTCAACGCCAAGGGCAAGTTTGTCGGCAAGGCTTCGGGCGAGGTCAGTTGGAAGGGCAGCAAGATCAATCAAAATTAG
- a CDS encoding DUF6484 domain-containing protein, which produces MSDTRERIEGVVIGVLLGFEAGAPLVVFPGNPRETAMPARSLADLTSVMIGAEVALLFEGGDPTRPLIVGRIVEPARKPSMPNVVRDGERVRITGEERIELRCGKATIIMEKDGHITIRGTYVTSHASAANRIRGGSVNLN; this is translated from the coding sequence ATGTCCGACACTCGGGAACGTATTGAAGGAGTGGTGATCGGTGTTTTGCTGGGGTTCGAGGCAGGCGCGCCGCTGGTGGTCTTTCCAGGCAATCCCCGGGAGACCGCGATGCCTGCGCGCAGTCTGGCCGACCTGACGTCTGTGATGATCGGTGCCGAGGTCGCGTTGCTCTTTGAAGGCGGAGATCCGACGCGGCCGCTCATCGTTGGCCGAATTGTTGAACCGGCGCGCAAGCCTTCGATGCCGAATGTCGTTCGTGACGGCGAGCGCGTGCGGATCACCGGCGAGGAACGCATTGAGCTTCGCTGCGGCAAGGCGACGATCATTATGGAAAAGGATGGTCATATCACCATCCGCGGCACCTATGTGACCAGCCACGCCAGCGCCGCGAACCGCATACGTGGCGGATCGGTGAACCTCAACTGA
- a CDS encoding caspase family protein, producing the protein MRQKISSFALKWTFLIPLVALFLTAFSSMAYAERRAAIVVGNGEYEFAPLANPKNDSKLIAATLTELGFDVLLFYDVKKAAVDDLENAIRTHLLGADMAILYYAGHALQHEGRNLLLPVDVRTGSAKEVLDDAIALNTLLDIVKDDPVGVKLIILDACRNNPLTSQKGLGEGLANIEAGAGQVLIAFATGAGEVAYDGTGVNSPYSSALANALQQPGLDVYDTFRTVRGDVRLATNGSQIPWITGSIETRFVFRASDNSKSASEVSAGNGELTIDRVLWHFIQDSPDPRDFERFVKAFPNSQLSAEALKRSKLQIAALHERGLFVTGALAATPISNEAPLSAKTAAAGEEFVFQQAGERAVSETFRIWPREMPATGSGMKALVTDCDLYAADPNDPQRVVPGVTNGLVNVRDGLRACGFALAANPTNARLQYQFGRVLEIARRYDWAEHFYELAGEQQYSAALVNLGFMARVGMGREIDYKRAFDLYMKAASLGNLRARTNVGSAYIRGQGVPKIPEEGILWYKLAASSGWSNAINALGDSFRRGTGVKKDDVEATKLYSAAADAGQIDAINNLGRAYVSGLGVPKDIKRGLDLMLRATEMGNQYAPLYAGRLLLKGAGKVSRDTKRALSLFELSARRGFEDAYLELAKGHAQGSFARGKPDLRRAYFNATLATRFKVEGAEQTRTSVGEKLDAATRKAVEGEVELFVQQNGL; encoded by the coding sequence ATGAGACAGAAAATTTCTTCCTTTGCGCTGAAATGGACTTTCCTGATCCCGCTGGTGGCGCTGTTTTTGACGGCGTTCTCGTCGATGGCCTACGCGGAACGGCGAGCGGCTATCGTGGTCGGGAACGGCGAATACGAGTTTGCGCCTCTGGCAAATCCAAAAAACGATTCCAAGCTGATTGCCGCCACGCTAACGGAGCTTGGGTTCGATGTCCTGCTATTCTACGATGTCAAGAAAGCAGCCGTCGACGATCTCGAGAATGCGATCCGCACCCATCTTCTCGGCGCCGATATGGCGATCCTCTACTATGCCGGACATGCGTTGCAGCATGAAGGTCGAAACCTGCTGCTACCCGTCGATGTACGAACGGGATCGGCCAAAGAAGTCCTTGATGACGCCATCGCCCTCAATACCCTGCTCGACATCGTCAAGGACGATCCGGTTGGCGTCAAGCTGATCATTTTGGACGCTTGCCGCAACAATCCGCTCACAAGCCAAAAGGGATTGGGAGAGGGTTTGGCGAACATCGAGGCCGGCGCAGGCCAGGTTCTCATCGCCTTCGCCACTGGCGCCGGCGAAGTCGCTTATGACGGCACGGGCGTGAACAGCCCTTATTCTTCGGCGCTGGCCAATGCACTTCAGCAGCCGGGACTCGACGTTTATGACACATTCCGAACAGTGCGCGGAGACGTACGCCTCGCCACCAATGGATCGCAGATACCATGGATCACGGGCTCGATTGAGACCAGGTTCGTCTTTCGCGCGAGCGACAATAGTAAATCGGCGTCGGAGGTCTCGGCAGGCAATGGCGAACTGACGATTGACCGGGTGCTCTGGCACTTCATTCAGGACAGTCCCGACCCGAGGGATTTCGAACGCTTCGTAAAGGCATTTCCAAATAGCCAGCTTTCGGCGGAAGCGCTCAAGCGCAGCAAACTCCAGATTGCTGCACTGCATGAGCGTGGGCTCTTTGTCACCGGCGCACTTGCTGCCACACCGATTTCCAACGAGGCGCCTTTGAGCGCAAAGACTGCGGCCGCCGGTGAGGAGTTCGTTTTTCAGCAGGCCGGCGAGCGCGCCGTAAGCGAGACTTTTCGTATCTGGCCGCGAGAAATGCCAGCTACAGGAAGTGGAATGAAGGCTCTGGTAACGGATTGCGACCTCTACGCAGCCGACCCAAACGACCCACAACGTGTTGTACCTGGTGTTACGAACGGACTCGTGAATGTTCGCGATGGGCTGCGAGCCTGTGGCTTTGCCCTGGCTGCAAATCCTACAAACGCACGTCTGCAGTACCAGTTTGGCCGGGTTTTGGAAATAGCCCGGCGCTACGACTGGGCGGAGCATTTCTACGAGCTCGCCGGCGAGCAGCAATACAGCGCCGCACTCGTCAATCTCGGATTTATGGCGCGCGTCGGGATGGGCCGCGAGATCGATTACAAGCGTGCCTTCGATCTGTACATGAAGGCGGCGTCTCTCGGAAATCTCAGAGCAAGGACGAATGTCGGATCAGCTTACATACGCGGCCAAGGAGTGCCTAAAATCCCCGAGGAAGGGATTCTCTGGTACAAACTTGCAGCATCAAGCGGCTGGTCGAATGCAATCAATGCGTTGGGCGACAGCTTCCGCCGCGGCACGGGCGTGAAGAAGGATGATGTCGAGGCGACAAAGCTTTATTCCGCAGCGGCCGATGCCGGGCAGATCGACGCGATCAACAATCTCGGCCGTGCCTATGTCAGCGGCTTGGGCGTGCCGAAAGACATCAAACGAGGACTGGATCTGATGCTCCGCGCGACGGAGATGGGCAACCAGTATGCGCCACTCTACGCAGGGCGCCTTCTTCTGAAAGGAGCTGGCAAGGTGTCCCGCGATACGAAGCGCGCACTTTCGCTGTTTGAATTGTCGGCGCGTCGCGGCTTTGAGGACGCGTATCTTGAACTTGCCAAAGGTCACGCCCAGGGCTCTTTTGCCCGCGGAAAGCCGGACCTGCGACGCGCATATTTCAACGCAACGCTGGCGACCCGTTTCAAGGTCGAAGGGGCGGAGCAAACGAGGACATCCGTCGGCGAAAAGCTGGATGCTGCGACTCGAAAAGCGGTCGAAGGAGAGGTTGAACTATTTGTTCAGCAAAACGGGCTTTGA
- a CDS encoding PAAR-like domain-containing protein encodes MTVFANGLEVSCKAQANKVIAAFPYVAFTPPQTPATPPGVPVPYPTFGMDSDTDKGTSTVKIGGETVNQKNKSYYSKCTGDEAGCAPKKNIITSKITGKEYAHAWSNDVKMDGEPVNRFSDIASNDHTSPQGGGPPMIRAGRPGKKPNAGIECMVGSYDDIADKCNKAGGEAHHIVPDKAYRTGTRDQADDPKKRVAGAPTLGGGVCICLSPKNHDKIHEVEREGMDAIGKAGAVDAKGKPLKGEALKKKKKELKKSGEWGTGTSEEVHEVAKSTLDELDLSPECIRKAKRAVTKQSKMLDDDQTLRTSNALPSRGAKGRMMNR; translated from the coding sequence ATGACCGTGTTCGCGAACGGACTGGAGGTATCCTGCAAGGCGCAGGCGAACAAGGTGATCGCGGCATTTCCCTATGTAGCTTTCACGCCGCCGCAGACGCCGGCCACACCGCCCGGCGTGCCCGTGCCCTACCCAACGTTCGGAATGGATTCGGACACTGATAAGGGTACAAGCACGGTCAAGATCGGGGGAGAAACCGTCAATCAAAAGAACAAATCGTACTATTCGAAGTGCACCGGAGACGAGGCGGGCTGTGCGCCGAAAAAGAACATCATAACCTCGAAGATCACCGGTAAGGAATACGCGCACGCCTGGTCGAACGACGTGAAGATGGACGGTGAGCCCGTCAACCGGTTCTCGGACATCGCCTCGAACGACCACACTTCCCCGCAGGGTGGCGGACCGCCGATGATCCGCGCCGGCCGGCCGGGAAAGAAGCCGAACGCCGGCATAGAATGCATGGTGGGCAGCTACGACGACATCGCCGACAAGTGCAACAAGGCCGGGGGCGAGGCCCACCACATTGTGCCCGACAAGGCCTACCGGACGGGCACGCGCGACCAGGCCGACGATCCGAAGAAGCGAGTCGCCGGAGCGCCCACCCTCGGAGGAGGCGTATGCATCTGCCTGTCACCAAAGAATCACGACAAAATCCATGAGGTCGAGCGCGAGGGCATGGACGCGATCGGAAAGGCGGGTGCGGTCGATGCCAAAGGCAAGCCGCTGAAGGGCGAGGCTCTAAAGAAGAAGAAAAAGGAGCTGAAGAAATCCGGCGAGTGGGGCACGGGCACTTCGGAAGAAGTTCATGAGGTGGCTAAGTCCACGCTCGACGAGCTCGATCTCTCGCCGGAATGCATCCGGAAGGCAAAGCGGGCCGTAACCAAGCAATCCAAGATGCTCGATGACGACCAGACGCTGCGGACGTCAAACGCGTTGCCCAGCCGGGGCGCCAAAGGCCGCATGATGAACCGGTAG
- a CDS encoding DUF2169 family type VI secretion system accessory protein, with protein MQIWNQTGFPTEFTMGMDKAGHEYVIVVVKGTFDFPETPGGPVRKSSEQVPLVMADTHTGKPGFSATLWETDFAFRKPRCDVIANGCAYAPGGRPAQRVRVGIKLGEWSKAFDVVGDREWRARGPLFSATAPLPFLRQPFSYDTAWGGRDRLDPDDNLPASYHLNPVGTGWARPKNQHLIPGLKLPNTQAIGEEIRSPFGDYRPMSFGPMGRGWPARIEFGGTYDQNWADNIFPFLPSDFDERYFQMAPPDQQISFPKGGEEVVLVNLTPAGRESFRLPSTSLPMSLFKGTEKAIERATLPDTVLFDLEHRRLSLVWRVSQRIHRTILDFSECWVGPPTESMLRARASGRRYIRADVAEGLEEEEV; from the coding sequence ATGCAAATTTGGAACCAGACCGGCTTCCCGACCGAATTCACGATGGGCATGGACAAAGCCGGGCACGAGTACGTCATCGTGGTGGTCAAGGGAACATTCGACTTTCCCGAGACGCCGGGCGGTCCTGTGCGCAAATCATCCGAGCAGGTGCCGCTGGTGATGGCCGATACTCATACCGGTAAACCGGGTTTTTCAGCCACGCTCTGGGAGACGGACTTCGCCTTCCGCAAGCCACGCTGCGACGTGATCGCCAATGGGTGCGCCTATGCACCGGGCGGACGTCCCGCCCAGCGTGTCCGGGTCGGCATCAAGCTTGGTGAATGGTCGAAGGCCTTTGACGTGGTGGGGGATCGCGAATGGCGCGCCCGCGGGCCGCTCTTTTCCGCGACGGCGCCGCTGCCGTTCCTGCGCCAGCCATTTTCTTACGATACAGCTTGGGGAGGCAGGGACCGCCTCGATCCAGATGACAATCTTCCCGCCAGCTATCATCTCAACCCCGTTGGCACGGGATGGGCGCGACCGAAGAACCAGCATCTTATTCCCGGTCTCAAGTTGCCCAATACTCAAGCCATTGGCGAGGAGATCCGCTCGCCTTTCGGCGACTACCGGCCAATGAGCTTCGGCCCGATGGGGCGAGGCTGGCCGGCCAGGATTGAATTCGGCGGCACCTACGACCAGAACTGGGCCGACAACATCTTCCCCTTCCTGCCATCGGATTTCGACGAGCGCTATTTCCAGATGGCGCCCCCCGATCAGCAGATCAGCTTTCCAAAGGGGGGCGAAGAGGTGGTACTGGTGAACCTGACCCCCGCGGGCCGCGAGAGCTTTCGTCTTCCCAGCACCAGCTTGCCAATGTCGCTGTTCAAGGGAACCGAAAAAGCCATTGAGAGGGCGACACTGCCCGACACTGTCTTGTTCGACCTGGAGCACCGCCGTCTTTCGCTGGTGTGGCGGGTCTCGCAGCGGATCCACCGAACAATCCTGGACTTCAGCGAATGCTGGGTTGGGCCGCCGACCGAATCCATGCTGCGGGCGCGGGCTTCGGGTCGACGCTACATCCGCGCCGATGTGGCAGAAGGATTAGAGGAAGAAGAGGTTTGA
- a CDS encoding glycosyltransferase, translated as MHFDVVHAADPRFQGGTSSALRAELKAAGRWELNCGLLPFLGHQQSPIGLFDSRTAAVIEQSNIAWLTGSEKATCDILLAHHPAVFERMPLSPVRLRPRRVVCVVHHPLFDGQRIQQYDPAVVERVLDRLFGVPVVFAPVGPKVRSQFEARGTQGPTLVQHDLWNMVDLAEWPQHQRKAPKDRVNLGRHTRGDPMKWPDSGDDLRAAYPDRADFNIKILGGVPDAIKNWIGSNWEICAFSENDVPDFLSRLDFYVYFHSRHWVEAFGICVAEAMASGLVTVLDRSFESLFEDGAAYCDIAETRNVIERFIASPSAYVQQSNAARELVRRKFAIDQYPQRMARLYDDLELPMISGLNNSRTTISSYSNGRNVEDKSVRSPPRHMGQRRRILFVATNGIGLGHITRLMAVAERMSDDVDPIFFTRSAGAALVFARGHAIDYIPCGLAMGVTDTSWNRAYAQELLSAVEAFDVSAVVFDGNRPFPGLVAVAESRRDLAWIWIRRALWRVDHEFSADAQDTFDMVIEPGEFAHDEDHGPTRDLPGAVAVPPLLLLDPGTGSPRSEAAAKLGVDPDRFTVAVQLGSQRNFDFAGLPELIFAGLARRDVQTVQILNPLAKPFKEDGSRVPRRSLYPLAEYFSGIDLLVTNAGYNSFHESIFGGIPSIFVPNEAPEMDDQHLRAVYAQSAGLGLCLRYSELNRVEATLDLALSEDFRAEVRRRSRRLGFINGAADAAKAIEQLVFSIRADRPLHASIART; from the coding sequence ATGCACTTTGATGTTGTTCATGCGGCCGACCCACGATTTCAGGGCGGCACATCGAGCGCACTAAGAGCCGAACTAAAGGCGGCGGGACGTTGGGAGTTGAACTGCGGACTGCTGCCGTTTCTTGGACATCAACAGTCTCCAATAGGCCTCTTCGACAGCCGTACGGCAGCGGTGATCGAGCAATCGAATATCGCTTGGCTGACCGGATCGGAAAAGGCGACCTGCGACATTCTTCTGGCGCACCACCCTGCCGTCTTTGAGCGGATGCCGCTTTCGCCGGTGCGCTTGCGGCCTCGCCGTGTCGTTTGTGTGGTTCATCATCCGCTCTTCGACGGTCAACGCATTCAGCAATACGATCCCGCAGTCGTCGAGCGCGTTTTGGATCGCCTCTTCGGAGTCCCGGTCGTGTTTGCTCCTGTCGGTCCGAAAGTCAGATCTCAGTTCGAAGCTCGCGGTACGCAAGGGCCTACACTTGTTCAGCACGATCTATGGAACATGGTCGACCTCGCCGAATGGCCCCAGCATCAGAGAAAGGCTCCAAAAGACCGCGTTAATTTGGGGCGGCACACGAGAGGGGACCCCATGAAATGGCCTGATTCTGGGGATGATCTGCGAGCAGCCTACCCTGACCGGGCTGATTTCAACATCAAAATCCTGGGCGGTGTCCCCGACGCTATCAAGAATTGGATAGGCTCGAACTGGGAGATCTGTGCTTTCTCGGAAAACGACGTACCTGACTTTCTCAGTCGCCTGGATTTTTACGTCTATTTCCACAGCAGACATTGGGTAGAGGCGTTTGGCATTTGTGTCGCGGAAGCAATGGCCAGCGGTTTGGTGACAGTGCTTGATCGTTCATTTGAGAGCCTCTTCGAAGATGGCGCTGCCTATTGCGATATCGCTGAAACACGGAACGTCATCGAGCGGTTCATCGCTTCGCCTTCAGCTTATGTCCAACAATCAAATGCCGCACGAGAACTCGTCCGGAGGAAATTTGCGATCGATCAGTATCCGCAAAGAATGGCACGCCTCTACGATGATCTGGAACTACCTATGATTTCGGGCCTGAATAACAGTCGAACGACGATCAGTAGTTATTCAAATGGGCGCAATGTCGAAGACAAATCGGTCCGATCACCGCCTCGGCATATGGGCCAAAGGCGACGGATACTTTTCGTGGCCACAAATGGAATAGGACTGGGACACATCACTCGTCTGATGGCTGTCGCTGAGCGTATGTCTGATGACGTGGATCCTATTTTCTTTACGAGATCGGCTGGAGCCGCCCTGGTTTTTGCGCGAGGTCACGCCATAGACTATATCCCTTGCGGACTGGCGATGGGAGTTACAGACACAAGCTGGAACAGAGCGTATGCGCAAGAGTTGCTGAGCGCAGTGGAGGCCTTTGATGTTTCGGCGGTGGTGTTTGATGGGAACAGGCCGTTTCCAGGATTGGTTGCCGTTGCTGAAAGCCGGCGTGATTTGGCCTGGATATGGATACGTCGCGCCTTGTGGCGCGTTGATCATGAGTTCAGTGCGGACGCCCAGGACACATTCGACATGGTTATAGAGCCAGGCGAATTTGCCCATGACGAGGACCACGGGCCGACTCGCGATTTGCCCGGTGCCGTTGCCGTCCCCCCATTGCTTCTTTTGGACCCCGGCACTGGATCGCCCCGGAGCGAAGCTGCCGCCAAGCTAGGCGTCGATCCAGACCGCTTCACTGTCGCAGTTCAACTTGGCTCACAGCGTAATTTTGACTTTGCAGGCCTGCCTGAGCTCATTTTTGCCGGACTAGCAAGGCGAGATGTGCAAACGGTCCAGATCCTCAATCCGCTTGCCAAGCCCTTTAAAGAGGATGGGTCGAGGGTTCCACGCAGAAGCCTTTATCCCTTGGCGGAATATTTCTCAGGGATCGATCTTCTGGTGACCAATGCCGGATATAACAGCTTTCATGAAAGCATCTTTGGGGGAATCCCCTCGATCTTCGTACCCAACGAAGCGCCGGAGATGGACGACCAGCATCTTCGCGCTGTTTATGCACAGTCGGCGGGGTTGGGCCTGTGCTTGCGATACTCCGAGTTGAACCGCGTGGAGGCAACGCTTGATTTGGCGCTGTCTGAAGACTTCCGGGCCGAGGTTCGCCGGCGATCAAGGAGGTTAGGTTTCATCAATGGCGCAGCAGATGCCGCCAAGGCGATCGAGCAGCTTGTCTTCAGTATTCGCGCTGACCGTCCTTTGCATGCCTCGATTGCTCGCACGTGA
- a CDS encoding UPF0149 family protein, whose translation MTDKSQGTAARPKLDDEAFEAFMRARRPVSPIWTMSGLDGYLTALIIGPKFIDPREWFPELTGSEALDMPMETTAHQAVQTIVAEYNRISASLAEKPEDHRPRFSRIDDRTFDTMDWHVSSLMGTGFSQKQWRPVIRGHAVTGDIIAPIRKLSEATGPATQSDAAAVAEALVKIRSYFMRKRAKQKF comes from the coding sequence ATGACAGATAAGAGCCAGGGTACCGCAGCACGACCGAAGCTCGACGACGAGGCGTTCGAAGCCTTTATGAGGGCGCGCCGTCCAGTATCTCCGATCTGGACGATGAGCGGCCTCGACGGCTATCTGACGGCGCTTATCATCGGTCCGAAGTTCATCGACCCACGCGAATGGTTCCCGGAGCTCACCGGTTCAGAGGCCTTGGATATGCCGATGGAAACCACAGCGCACCAGGCCGTGCAGACCATTGTTGCGGAATATAACCGGATCTCGGCGAGCCTTGCCGAAAAACCTGAGGATCACCGGCCGAGGTTCAGCAGGATCGACGATCGAACCTTCGATACCATGGATTGGCACGTCAGCTCTCTGATGGGGACAGGCTTCTCGCAGAAGCAGTGGCGGCCGGTCATCCGAGGCCATGCCGTCACTGGCGATATCATCGCGCCGATCCGCAAGCTCAGTGAAGCTACTGGGCCGGCCACCCAATCGGATGCCGCAGCGGTCGCTGAAGCACTCGTCAAGATCCGCAGCTACTTCATGCGGAAGCGGGCAAAGCAGAAGTTCTAA
- a CDS encoding 3-oxoacyl-ACP synthase, with product MSVSIDIVSIGMVTAVGLDAPSACAAMRARLDGFQETRFLGSGGDWLIGAPVPLPRNWIGEKRIAHLAAGAICEAFQTVPEARGQTALILCLAEEGRPGRPAPDGPRLLSRVGEIAECPPHGRSRIVAHGRPSGHVALERARRILAAGEAPYVMIAGVDSYLTAAAMTHYLADNRLLTPENPNGFIPGEAAAAVLCAPPGNGRIRLLGLGLAREPAYIYNHADLPFRGDGMTSAYRAALAEAGIEMNRIGYRISDVIGESYFFKQSALASLRLVRGHHGFQDFWSPTESVGNVGAAVVPMMAGMAMTAACKGYNAGEPVLIEASGDDGGCGAAVFASGKIREWRK from the coding sequence TTGAGCGTATCGATCGACATCGTTTCCATAGGCATGGTAACAGCCGTCGGCTTGGACGCGCCTTCCGCCTGCGCGGCCATGCGGGCGCGGCTGGACGGCTTTCAGGAGACGCGCTTTCTCGGATCTGGTGGCGATTGGCTGATCGGTGCTCCGGTGCCCCTGCCGCGCAACTGGATCGGCGAAAAGCGTATTGCCCATCTGGCGGCCGGCGCTATCTGCGAGGCTTTCCAAACCGTGCCTGAAGCGCGCGGCCAAACCGCCCTCATTCTCTGCCTTGCCGAGGAGGGTCGACCCGGCCGCCCTGCCCCCGATGGTCCGCGCCTTCTAAGTCGGGTTGGGGAGATCGCTGAATGTCCGCCGCATGGCCGCTCGAGAATTGTTGCCCATGGGCGTCCCTCCGGACATGTCGCACTCGAGCGGGCGCGGCGGATCCTGGCAGCGGGTGAGGCACCTTATGTGATGATCGCCGGAGTCGACAGCTATCTGACAGCAGCGGCCATGACTCACTACCTCGCAGACAATCGCCTGCTGACGCCGGAAAATCCGAATGGCTTTATTCCCGGCGAAGCCGCCGCCGCGGTCCTCTGCGCCCCGCCAGGCAACGGCCGCATTCGCCTCCTCGGTCTCGGGCTCGCCCGTGAGCCTGCCTACATCTACAATCATGCCGACCTCCCTTTTCGCGGCGATGGCATGACCAGCGCCTACCGCGCCGCGCTCGCCGAGGCAGGCATAGAAATGAACCGCATCGGCTACCGAATATCCGACGTCATCGGCGAAAGTTACTTTTTCAAGCAATCTGCACTTGCGTCACTGCGACTGGTCAGAGGCCATCATGGCTTTCAGGATTTCTGGAGCCCCACCGAAAGCGTCGGCAATGTCGGGGCCGCCGTGGTCCCGATGATGGCGGGGATGGCGATGACAGCCGCGTGCAAGGGATACAATGCGGGCGAGCCAGTTCTGATCGAAGCCTCGGGCGACGATGGCGGCTGCGGTGCGGCCGTGTTCGCCTCCGGCAAGATACGGGAATGGCGAAAATGA